One segment of Brassica napus cultivar Da-Ae chromosome C3, Da-Ae, whole genome shotgun sequence DNA contains the following:
- the LOC106389396 gene encoding protein TIME FOR COFFEE-like isoform X1, translating to MDRNREARRVPLAAAGNGLSRRRHRPGSFRDSPEEEGPVELPEAARLRDRTKKERDRERDREREHRERDRLHSRSKRRRGERLIMVHDGGDDSSEESVNDDEEYDDVKTIPPANNIFSSPLSNHHHQRKNFPPPSKNFRSPPSPALPVPSWKAAADEMIGVAVPRKARSACTKRPHESRTSNASPARVVASPAPTSPSSSNVSARKKIPLGTKQKPLPQKVSSPVAVQDEIEIEIAEVLYGMMRMPTSSKQEEKTTVDIKARVSSPISITLAANSSSTNVSAIAPKRKKQRHVKYEEDENSSGLPSRVTKLEAEAPLKSQVPLGGELKRSGSAEDNSSVLDSTRESTAGLDSRSAEKIENKEDTVLPKVESSPGVRSDGDGAKPSSPEMDKFEIDLMAPPPGRSSSSERVGEMECVAAEAEPKVTEVETEPKPLLKEDGGSAAIVESEENKKPRTVDEAEPHTSERSCELKLDLDKSGHAGVMNNQHVQKQPPPQQQQHFVPDKIAQANSLPLHMSMPGWPGGLPTMGYMPSTQGVVPTDTSSLSSAAMQPPPHLLFNQPRPKRCATHCYIARNIQSHQQFTKMNPFWPAAIGSAPLYGTRDCNLSLMPPTELQGTVLGRSSNQIQDENSKSTSKSSDTAQRKQILLQQALPPGAAANNIMHGPTFIFPMGQQPTMAAASVRPPNSGNTASSGATAFANSMNGSASATPAGAPTMTFSYPGMPGNETQYLAIMQNNGYPFQVPAHVGAPPAYRGAPGQPIPFFNGSFYSSQMIQSPFSQPQKQQQQSGQILQSHAPNNQNGSVSSGSSAAQKHLQNHQLRPHGNSDGYPTHKVQSQVLTFQQRQQPRENATQHSDTVGENSPSAADSRGSRSNVAYGQNYGMQMQPTNLGLMSSAAPGGGVVVSSSNHGEKKSQQQVSKAGAESFQSQGYDMTFATFNGVSSIAQNGATFQSLPEAARQGYQMMAANVAAQQKMNYSAPSEGKSGSNATAKTMEEQRKTEGASGKASGVNGGQSIAFSSKHDLGDASVSAVTSGSIVDTSRLLNLGSAQQQSTSSMPHHNLQQKMKQHMQQQNHHLQQHMQQQNQHLQQHMQRSQSQQPYTMYLQKQQQYATSVAASAAKNKGPVVSNGTGVADHSISISPVGTAKFPNANSGFPQNLVESPQWKSNSPRTTNTSQAQSPSILSPSSSVAASSSPRNVSHKQQSRPQQSQISFAANSKPTATASPMQQVQGGTNNQAPSSPMLVGSPSTSSVSKTTGGSPRTSSSAVNKAGQASSTTHSSSQPSKNLQPASVASSAAVGRNNGPSVLGNQTTSSGSKSQQQQQQLPKHGLQQQAQLFFSNPYMQSQRQQQQITMSSSGGYYIQRHQQQPGSAACPPVVSTTGSVTATSDPAKVMVAAGNNIKGGGKTQQHQLGPPGFGLPYVHAVPSAVQVKPVDQKQQSGE from the exons atggatagAAATAGAGAAGCTAGAAGAGTACCCTTGGCGGCTGCCGGAAACGGCTTGTCACGGCGGAGGCATAGACCCGGAAGCTTCAGAGATTCTCcag aGGAGGAAGGTCCGGTGGAGTTACCGGAGGCGGCGAGGCTGAGAGATCGTACGAAGAAGGAACGAGATCGGGAACGTGATAGAGAACGGGAACACAGGGAGAGAGATCGGTTACATAGCCGGAGCAAAAGGAGACGAGGCGAACGTTTGATAATGGTTCACGACGGTGGCGACGACAGCTCGGAAGAGAGTGTCAACGACGATGAAGAATATGACGACGTGAAGACGATTCCTCCGGCGAATAATATCTTCTCTTCGCCTCTTTCAAATCACCACCACCAGAGGAAGAACTTTCCTCCGCCGTCAAAAAATTTCAGATCGCCACCATCTCCGGCGCTGCCGGTGCCGTCGTGGAAGGCGGCGGCGGATGAGATGATCGGCGTAGCCGTTCCTAGAAAAGCACGGTCAG CTTGTACAAAGAGACCTCATGAATCACGGACGTCAAATGCTTCTCCAGCTAGAGTTGTAGCGTCTCCGGCTCCTACATCTCCTTCTTCATCCAACGTTTCGGCTAGGAAAAAGATT CCGTTGGGGACAAAACAGAAGCCTCTTCCTCAGAAGGTATCATCTCCCGTTGCTGTTCAAGATGAGATAGAGATTGAAATCGCGGAGGTGTTGTACGGGATGATGAGGATGCCAACATCATCAAaacaagaagagaaaacaaCTGTAGATATCAAAGCCAGAGTATCTTCACCAATCTCCATCACACTAGCTGCAAATTCGAGCTCGACTAATGTCTCTGCCATTG CTCCTAAGAGAAAGAAGCAGAGGCATGTCAAATACGAAGAGGACGAGAACAGTTCAGGTTTACCATCACGCGTCACTAAATTGGAAGCCGAAGCTCCATTGAAAAGTCAAGTTCCGTTAGGTGGTGAGCTAAAGAGATCAGGATCCGCTGAAGATAACAGCTCAGTTTTGGATTCGACTAGAGAAAGCACCGCAGGGTTAGATTCGAGATCAGCCGAGAAGATTGAAAATAAAGAGGATACGGTATTGCCGAAAGTGGAATCTTCTCCAGGAGTTAGATCCGATGGTGATGGAGCTAAACC AAGCTCGCCGGAGATGGACAAGTTTGAGATAGATCTGATG GCGCCACCGCCGGGAAGGTCTTCTTCATCGGAGAGAGTCGGTGAGATGGAATGTGTGGCAGCAGAAGCGGAACCTAAAGTCACGGAAGTGGAAACG GAACCTAAGCCTCTGCTAAAGGAAGATGGAGGTAGTGCTGCGATTGTTGAGTCTGAGGAGAATAAAAAACCTAGGACGGTGGATGAAGCCGAACCTCATACGTCCGAGAGGAGTTGTGAACTTAAACTCGACTTGGATAAATCTGGTCATGCGGGTGTAATGAACAATCAACATGTTCAGAAACAGCCACCAccgcaacaacaacaacattttGTTCCGGATAAAATTG CTCAAGCTAACTCTTTGCCTCTACATATGTCAATGCCTGGCTGGCCTGGAGGTCTTCCAACAATGGG ATACATGCCGTCTACACAAGGAGTTGTCCCTACAGATACTAGTTCCTTATCATCGGCGGCAATGCAG CCTCCTCCTCATTTACTTTTTAACCAACCGAGGCCTAAGAGATGTGCAACACACTGCTACATCGCCCGAAATATTCAGTCACATCAGCAATTCACCAAGATGAATCCTTTCTGGCCTGCAGCAATTGGCTCAGCTCCATTGTATGGGACCAGGGACTGCAATCTCAGTCTCATGCCTCCCACAGAACTGCAGGGGACTGTTTTAGGAAGAAGTTCCAATCAAATTCAAGATGAAAACTCTAAATCTACTTCCAAAAGCTCAGATACAGCTCAGAGAAAACAAATATTGCTCCAACAAGCTCTGCCTCCCGGAGCAGCAGCTAATAACATCATG CATGGTCCTACATTTATTTTCCCGATGGGCCAACAGCCTACAATGGCTGCAGCATCTGTCAGACCTCCTAATAGTGGCAACACAGCTTCTTCTGGTGCGACAGCGTTTGCAAACTCAATGAACGGTTCTGCATCAGCTACTCCAGCTGGTGCTCCAACAATGACCTTCAGTTATCCAGGCATGCCGGGCAATGAAACCCAATACCTGGCCATCATGCAGAACAATGGCTATCCGTTTCAAGTCCCAGCACATGTTGGTGCACCACCTGCTTATAGAGGAGCTCCCGGGCAGCCAATACCATTTTTCAATGGTTCGTTCTATTCCTCCCAAATGATCCAGTCTCCATTTTCCCAGCCACAGAAGCAGCAACAGCAATCTGGTCAAATACTCCAGAGCCATGCTCCGAACAACCAGAATGGAAGTGTCTCCTCGGGTTCCTCAGCAGCACAAAAGCATCTGCAGAACCATCAGCTGAGACCACACGGGAACTCCGACGGATATCCAACTCATAAGGTCCAATCTCAGGTTTTGACTTTTCAGCAGAGGCAGCAACCAAGAGAGAATGCGACTCAACATAGCGACACTGTAGGAGAAAATAGCCCATCAGCCGCTGATAGCCGGGGTTCTCGTTCCAACGTTGCCTATGGCCAAAACTATGGTATGCAGATGCAACCAACGAACTTGGGTTTGATGAGTTCAGCAGCCCCAGGTGGTGGAGTGGTAGTATCGTCCAGCAATCATGGCGAAAAGAAATCGCAACAGCAGGTTTCAAAGGCTGGTGCGGAATCGTTTCAGTCCCAGGGTTATGATATGACCTTTGCTACATTCAATGGAGTGTCATCAATTGCTCAGAATGGCGCTACGTTCCAGAGCCTACCAGAAGCAGCAAGGCAAGGTTATCAAATGATGGCTGCGAATGTTGCAGCCCAGCAGAAAATGAACTACAGTGCTCCTTCAGAAGGAAAATCCGGCTCTAATGCTACTGCTAAGACGATGgaagaacaaagaaaaacagaagGAGCATCAGGGAAAGCGAGTGGTGTGAATGGTGGACAGTCGATTGCTTTCTCTAGCAAACACGATTTGGGTGATGCATCTGTATCTGCTGTTACGAGTGGTAGCATCGTCGACACGTCCCGTTTGCTCAACCTAGGTTCTGCTCAGCAACAGAGTACCAGTTCTATGCCTCATCATAATCTGCAACAGAAGATGAAGCAGCATATGCAACAGCAGAATCACCACCTGCAGCAGCATATGCAACAGCAGAATCAGCACCTTCAGCAGCATATGCAACGGAGTCAATCTCAGCAACCTTATACCATGTATCTCCAGAAGCAGCAACAGTATGCAACTTCAGTCGCTGCTTCTGCTGCTAAAAACAAAGGGCCTGTGGTGAGTAATGGTACTGGTGTCGCTGATCACAGTATCAGCATATCCCCAGTGGGAACCGCTAAGTTCCCAAATGCCAATTCAGGGTTTCCTCAAAACCTTGTCGAGTCTCCTCAGTGGAAAAGCAATTCACCCAGGACAACAAACACTTCCCAGGCTCAGTCTCCTTCCATACTTTCGCCATCATCATCTGTTGCTGCTTCGTCATCCCCAAGAAACGTATCGCATAAACAGCAAAGCCGCCCCCAGCAGTCGCAGATATCTTTTGCAGCAAACTCAAAGCCTACAGCAACTGCTTCACCAATGCAGCAGGTGCAAGGAGGTACCAACAATCAGGCTCCGTCTTCTCCAATGTTAGTTGGGTCACCCTCTACGTCTTCGGTCTCCAAAACCACCGGCGGGAGTCCAAGAACGTCTTCCTCAGCGGTGAATAAAGCTGGACAAGCTTCCTCTACTACTCACTCGTCATCTCAGCCGTCCAAGAACTTGCAGCCTGCATCCGTGGCTTCTTCTGCCGCCGTTGGAAGGAATAACGGTCCTTCAGTTCTCGGAAACCAAACCACGAGCTCTGGATCCAAGTctcaacaacaacagcaacagtTGCCAAAGCATGGGTTGCAGCAGCAAGCGCAGCTTTTCTTTTCcaatccttatatgcaatctcAACGTCAACAGCAGCAGATCACTATGTCTTCTTCTGGTGGTTATTACATTCAAAGACATCAGCAACAACCGGGTTCTGCAGCTTGTCCTCCAGTTGTTAGCACCACGGGATCCGTTACGGCCACTTCAGATCCAGCGAAAGTCATGGTTGCAGCAGGCAATAACATAAAAGGAGGAGGGAAGACGCAGCAACATCAGCTGGGGCCTCCGGGGTTCGGGCTACCGTATGTTCATGCGGTTCCCTCTGCAGTTCAAGTTAAACCTGTAGATCAGAAGCAACAATCGGGTGAGTGA
- the LOC106389396 gene encoding protein TIME FOR COFFEE-like isoform X2, whose product MMRMPTSSKQEEKTTVDIKARVSSPISITLAANSSSTNVSAIAPKRKKQRHVKYEEDENSSGLPSRVTKLEAEAPLKSQVPLGGELKRSGSAEDNSSVLDSTRESTAGLDSRSAEKIENKEDTVLPKVESSPGVRSDGDGAKPSSPEMDKFEIDLMAPPPGRSSSSERVGEMECVAAEAEPKVTEVETEPKPLLKEDGGSAAIVESEENKKPRTVDEAEPHTSERSCELKLDLDKSGHAGVMNNQHVQKQPPPQQQQHFVPDKIAQANSLPLHMSMPGWPGGLPTMGYMPSTQGVVPTDTSSLSSAAMQPPPHLLFNQPRPKRCATHCYIARNIQSHQQFTKMNPFWPAAIGSAPLYGTRDCNLSLMPPTELQGTVLGRSSNQIQDENSKSTSKSSDTAQRKQILLQQALPPGAAANNIMHGPTFIFPMGQQPTMAAASVRPPNSGNTASSGATAFANSMNGSASATPAGAPTMTFSYPGMPGNETQYLAIMQNNGYPFQVPAHVGAPPAYRGAPGQPIPFFNGSFYSSQMIQSPFSQPQKQQQQSGQILQSHAPNNQNGSVSSGSSAAQKHLQNHQLRPHGNSDGYPTHKVQSQVLTFQQRQQPRENATQHSDTVGENSPSAADSRGSRSNVAYGQNYGMQMQPTNLGLMSSAAPGGGVVVSSSNHGEKKSQQQVSKAGAESFQSQGYDMTFATFNGVSSIAQNGATFQSLPEAARQGYQMMAANVAAQQKMNYSAPSEGKSGSNATAKTMEEQRKTEGASGKASGVNGGQSIAFSSKHDLGDASVSAVTSGSIVDTSRLLNLGSAQQQSTSSMPHHNLQQKMKQHMQQQNHHLQQHMQQQNQHLQQHMQRSQSQQPYTMYLQKQQQYATSVAASAAKNKGPVVSNGTGVADHSISISPVGTAKFPNANSGFPQNLVESPQWKSNSPRTTNTSQAQSPSILSPSSSVAASSSPRNVSHKQQSRPQQSQISFAANSKPTATASPMQQVQGGTNNQAPSSPMLVGSPSTSSVSKTTGGSPRTSSSAVNKAGQASSTTHSSSQPSKNLQPASVASSAAVGRNNGPSVLGNQTTSSGSKSQQQQQQLPKHGLQQQAQLFFSNPYMQSQRQQQQITMSSSGGYYIQRHQQQPGSAACPPVVSTTGSVTATSDPAKVMVAAGNNIKGGGKTQQHQLGPPGFGLPYVHAVPSAVQVKPVDQKQQSGE is encoded by the exons ATGATGAGGATGCCAACATCATCAAaacaagaagagaaaacaaCTGTAGATATCAAAGCCAGAGTATCTTCACCAATCTCCATCACACTAGCTGCAAATTCGAGCTCGACTAATGTCTCTGCCATTG CTCCTAAGAGAAAGAAGCAGAGGCATGTCAAATACGAAGAGGACGAGAACAGTTCAGGTTTACCATCACGCGTCACTAAATTGGAAGCCGAAGCTCCATTGAAAAGTCAAGTTCCGTTAGGTGGTGAGCTAAAGAGATCAGGATCCGCTGAAGATAACAGCTCAGTTTTGGATTCGACTAGAGAAAGCACCGCAGGGTTAGATTCGAGATCAGCCGAGAAGATTGAAAATAAAGAGGATACGGTATTGCCGAAAGTGGAATCTTCTCCAGGAGTTAGATCCGATGGTGATGGAGCTAAACC AAGCTCGCCGGAGATGGACAAGTTTGAGATAGATCTGATG GCGCCACCGCCGGGAAGGTCTTCTTCATCGGAGAGAGTCGGTGAGATGGAATGTGTGGCAGCAGAAGCGGAACCTAAAGTCACGGAAGTGGAAACG GAACCTAAGCCTCTGCTAAAGGAAGATGGAGGTAGTGCTGCGATTGTTGAGTCTGAGGAGAATAAAAAACCTAGGACGGTGGATGAAGCCGAACCTCATACGTCCGAGAGGAGTTGTGAACTTAAACTCGACTTGGATAAATCTGGTCATGCGGGTGTAATGAACAATCAACATGTTCAGAAACAGCCACCAccgcaacaacaacaacattttGTTCCGGATAAAATTG CTCAAGCTAACTCTTTGCCTCTACATATGTCAATGCCTGGCTGGCCTGGAGGTCTTCCAACAATGGG ATACATGCCGTCTACACAAGGAGTTGTCCCTACAGATACTAGTTCCTTATCATCGGCGGCAATGCAG CCTCCTCCTCATTTACTTTTTAACCAACCGAGGCCTAAGAGATGTGCAACACACTGCTACATCGCCCGAAATATTCAGTCACATCAGCAATTCACCAAGATGAATCCTTTCTGGCCTGCAGCAATTGGCTCAGCTCCATTGTATGGGACCAGGGACTGCAATCTCAGTCTCATGCCTCCCACAGAACTGCAGGGGACTGTTTTAGGAAGAAGTTCCAATCAAATTCAAGATGAAAACTCTAAATCTACTTCCAAAAGCTCAGATACAGCTCAGAGAAAACAAATATTGCTCCAACAAGCTCTGCCTCCCGGAGCAGCAGCTAATAACATCATG CATGGTCCTACATTTATTTTCCCGATGGGCCAACAGCCTACAATGGCTGCAGCATCTGTCAGACCTCCTAATAGTGGCAACACAGCTTCTTCTGGTGCGACAGCGTTTGCAAACTCAATGAACGGTTCTGCATCAGCTACTCCAGCTGGTGCTCCAACAATGACCTTCAGTTATCCAGGCATGCCGGGCAATGAAACCCAATACCTGGCCATCATGCAGAACAATGGCTATCCGTTTCAAGTCCCAGCACATGTTGGTGCACCACCTGCTTATAGAGGAGCTCCCGGGCAGCCAATACCATTTTTCAATGGTTCGTTCTATTCCTCCCAAATGATCCAGTCTCCATTTTCCCAGCCACAGAAGCAGCAACAGCAATCTGGTCAAATACTCCAGAGCCATGCTCCGAACAACCAGAATGGAAGTGTCTCCTCGGGTTCCTCAGCAGCACAAAAGCATCTGCAGAACCATCAGCTGAGACCACACGGGAACTCCGACGGATATCCAACTCATAAGGTCCAATCTCAGGTTTTGACTTTTCAGCAGAGGCAGCAACCAAGAGAGAATGCGACTCAACATAGCGACACTGTAGGAGAAAATAGCCCATCAGCCGCTGATAGCCGGGGTTCTCGTTCCAACGTTGCCTATGGCCAAAACTATGGTATGCAGATGCAACCAACGAACTTGGGTTTGATGAGTTCAGCAGCCCCAGGTGGTGGAGTGGTAGTATCGTCCAGCAATCATGGCGAAAAGAAATCGCAACAGCAGGTTTCAAAGGCTGGTGCGGAATCGTTTCAGTCCCAGGGTTATGATATGACCTTTGCTACATTCAATGGAGTGTCATCAATTGCTCAGAATGGCGCTACGTTCCAGAGCCTACCAGAAGCAGCAAGGCAAGGTTATCAAATGATGGCTGCGAATGTTGCAGCCCAGCAGAAAATGAACTACAGTGCTCCTTCAGAAGGAAAATCCGGCTCTAATGCTACTGCTAAGACGATGgaagaacaaagaaaaacagaagGAGCATCAGGGAAAGCGAGTGGTGTGAATGGTGGACAGTCGATTGCTTTCTCTAGCAAACACGATTTGGGTGATGCATCTGTATCTGCTGTTACGAGTGGTAGCATCGTCGACACGTCCCGTTTGCTCAACCTAGGTTCTGCTCAGCAACAGAGTACCAGTTCTATGCCTCATCATAATCTGCAACAGAAGATGAAGCAGCATATGCAACAGCAGAATCACCACCTGCAGCAGCATATGCAACAGCAGAATCAGCACCTTCAGCAGCATATGCAACGGAGTCAATCTCAGCAACCTTATACCATGTATCTCCAGAAGCAGCAACAGTATGCAACTTCAGTCGCTGCTTCTGCTGCTAAAAACAAAGGGCCTGTGGTGAGTAATGGTACTGGTGTCGCTGATCACAGTATCAGCATATCCCCAGTGGGAACCGCTAAGTTCCCAAATGCCAATTCAGGGTTTCCTCAAAACCTTGTCGAGTCTCCTCAGTGGAAAAGCAATTCACCCAGGACAACAAACACTTCCCAGGCTCAGTCTCCTTCCATACTTTCGCCATCATCATCTGTTGCTGCTTCGTCATCCCCAAGAAACGTATCGCATAAACAGCAAAGCCGCCCCCAGCAGTCGCAGATATCTTTTGCAGCAAACTCAAAGCCTACAGCAACTGCTTCACCAATGCAGCAGGTGCAAGGAGGTACCAACAATCAGGCTCCGTCTTCTCCAATGTTAGTTGGGTCACCCTCTACGTCTTCGGTCTCCAAAACCACCGGCGGGAGTCCAAGAACGTCTTCCTCAGCGGTGAATAAAGCTGGACAAGCTTCCTCTACTACTCACTCGTCATCTCAGCCGTCCAAGAACTTGCAGCCTGCATCCGTGGCTTCTTCTGCCGCCGTTGGAAGGAATAACGGTCCTTCAGTTCTCGGAAACCAAACCACGAGCTCTGGATCCAAGTctcaacaacaacagcaacagtTGCCAAAGCATGGGTTGCAGCAGCAAGCGCAGCTTTTCTTTTCcaatccttatatgcaatctcAACGTCAACAGCAGCAGATCACTATGTCTTCTTCTGGTGGTTATTACATTCAAAGACATCAGCAACAACCGGGTTCTGCAGCTTGTCCTCCAGTTGTTAGCACCACGGGATCCGTTACGGCCACTTCAGATCCAGCGAAAGTCATGGTTGCAGCAGGCAATAACATAAAAGGAGGAGGGAAGACGCAGCAACATCAGCTGGGGCCTCCGGGGTTCGGGCTACCGTATGTTCATGCGGTTCCCTCTGCAGTTCAAGTTAAACCTGTAGATCAGAAGCAACAATCGGGTGAGTGA